A stretch of DNA from Anser cygnoides isolate HZ-2024a breed goose chromosome 23, Taihu_goose_T2T_genome, whole genome shotgun sequence:
CAGCCTGATGGTGTTGCTGTCCAGCACCAGCTCCCCCACGCCCGTCAGCACCGTTCCCACCTTCAGCATCTGCTCCGTCTCCTGGATGCCCTTGGGGCGCTCGCCGCTGATGTAGTGGCCGAGGACGTCGGTGAAGGACTGCACCGAGGGGTGGAACTTCTCGTACACCGTCTCCAGGCTGAGCTCGGCGGCGTCCAGCGGCTTCATCACCCTCACGGCGACGCCAGCGCCGTCCTCCGGAGGGGCCAGCTCAAAGGGGGCCGTGTTGGTGCGCTGGTGGATCACCTTCTCGTAGTCGTTCCTGGGGGACAAAGCGAGCGTCGGCGCTTCCCCAGGCGCCGGAGCAGCGGGGAAACGCGCCGCGGTTGGGCTGGCAGTGCCAACAGCAGCACGGAGCAAGCTTTGCCACGCCGCAGGGTGCCTGCACCTCGTGGCGTcaccctcctcccttccctcagcGCTTCCAGCATCACGGAGAAGGCGCTCGGGGACAGCTAaaccccctaaacccccccccGTCACCTCTGCAGCTGCGACGAGCCGCGGCGCGGCGAGCAGCACCGCCCGCCGCGCGGGAATTTAACGCGTCATCTGATGAGCTGAGGCTGCTCGGGCGCAACGAGAGGCCGGGGGCGGCAGCGGATGCGGTCCCTGCGCGGGGCTGCCCGAGGCGCTCCCCTCCCGGGGGCGCGGGAGGGAGACGTACCAGAGGTGGGTGGTTCGGTTCCACACCATCTTGTGCTCCTGCAGCGTCAGCCTCTGCACCACGCCCTTGCAGTCCTCCACGAACTGGCTGCTCAGAGTGTCCTTCACGGAGCGCACCACGCCTGCAACACAGCCAGCGCTCACAGGGGGCCATCCTCGCACACCGTGGGGGGCACGAGCACCGAGGGGGGCCGGGGCACCAAGCCCTCAGGCTGCGAGGCGGTGCATGACGGCCACGGGGTTGGGGTTTTTAGGAAAGAAGAGGGGTTTTTGGTGAAAGGcgtgggctggggaggggtaatgggggagggggggtcgTCCTCATACAGGTGGGGTGCACAGACACCAAGGGGAGCCGGGGCACCAAGCCCTCACGCTGTGAGGCACTGCCTGACAGCCATGAGGTGCGTGTGGGGTTGGGATTATTAGGAAaaaagtgggttttttttggtgaaatgcATGGGATGGGTCATTCTCGTACAGGGAGGGGGGTGCGGACACCAAGGGGGGCCAGGGCACCAAGTGCTCACACTGCAAGGCACCACCTGACAGCCGCAGGGTTGGGATTTTTTGGCATAAAGGGGGGTTTTTGGTGAAACGCTTGAGCTGGGAaggggtaacgggggggggaggggcggtcCTCATACATTGGGGGTGCACAGACACCAAGGGGGGCCAGAACACCAAACCCTCACACTATGAGGCACCGCCTAACAGCCGCAAGGTATGTGAAGGGTTGGggtttttaggaaaaaagagGGGATTTTGGTGAAACTCATGGGCTGGGGaggggtaacgggggggggtCATCCTCATACGGGGGGGGGTCATCCTcatacggggggggggggcacggacaCCAAGGAGGGTTGGGGCACCAAGCCCTCACGCTGCGAGGCACCGCCTGACAGCCACGAGGTGTGTATAGGGCTGggatttttaggaaaaaaagtggtttttttgGTGAAATACACGGGCTGaagggggtgtgtgggggggggggggtcagcagccgcccccccccagcccctctcctaCCTTCGATGACCGCATAGGGCACGCAGCGCCCCGGCGCCTCCAGCAGCACGGCCCGCAGCTCCCCGTCCAGCCGCAGCCTCCTGGCGCCCTGCGGGacgggaggaggaagaggaggaggagaagaagacgGCGGCGGGGGCCTAGCGGCGGCGGAGGAGCTAGGCCGCGGCCTAGGCCCGGGCCCGGTGTTCGGGGCTCGGGGCTTCGCGTTcggccccgggggctcccgGCACGCACCTGCAGGCCGCGGGCCAGCCGGGCCTTGCGGCGGTACGCGGAGCACAGCAGCGCCGTGAGGGCGGCGCTGGCCGCCAGCAGCGCGGCCTGCAGGGCCGagggccgcccgccgcctccgccgccctCCATGGCCGCCGTCACCATGGCAaccggcgcggcgcggcccgaTGGCGTCACGCGGCCTGGACGCTCTAGAAAGCGACCATAGAGAGCGCGGTCCTccgagggggagaggggagggggcgcggtcctccaaggggggggggggggggaccccagtactgagccccccctttttttgtttggttggttttggtttttttttggttttaggaGAGGATTAGCACCAATCTCAGCCTCGCACCCGCAGGGTTTTGAAGGGGGATAAGCCCAAATCCCAGCCCCACTGCACTTTTGGTGGGAAGATTAGCCCAAATCCAAGCCTCCCACCCCCAGAtttttgggatttggggatttttgagGCTAAACCCCAGCCTCACAGGGCTTCTGTGGACGATTAGCTCAAAACCCAGACCCACAacacttttttgggggggagataATAGCCCAAATCCCAGCCCCGCTGCACTTTTTGGGGGAAGATTAGCCCAAATCCAGGCCTCTCACCctcagaattttgttttttgttttttgtttttttttttgttgttgttgttttgttttttttttttttttttttttgaggctaaATCCCAGCCTCACAGGGCTTTTGGGGGGATTAGGCCAAATCCCAGACCCACTGcactttttggggggagaagaTTAGCCCAAATTCAAGCCTCCCACCCCCagaatttggggatttttgaGGCTAAATCCCAGCCTCACAGGACTTTTTGGGGGGATTAGCCCATATACCAGCCCCACTgcacttttttggggggattagcccaaatcccagccccactgcactttttttttgggagggggggagaaTTAGCCCAAATCGCAATCTCACAGCgctttttttggggtggggatgagGCCAAATCCCAGCCATACTGCACTGTTTTGGGGAAGGATTAGTCTAAATCCCAGCCTCACGGGGTTTTCGGGGGGGATTGGCCCAAATTCCACCCTCATAacactttttttggggggtgggatTAGCCTAAATCCCATCCTCACAGTACTTGGGGGGAGTTTAGCCTAAATCCCAGCCTCacagggttttttggggggggaattaGCCAAAATCACAGCCTCACTGAATTTATTGGATAGGGATTAACCCAAACCCCAGTCCCATAGCCCTTTTTTAGGGGGGTTAACTGAAAGCCCAGCCCCACGATGCTTTTTTTGAGGGCGGGGGGGATTAATCCAAACCTCATCCCCACAAGCCCTTTGAGTGGGGCAGCCCAAATCCGCCAGGATTTTGGAGGGGGACAGCCTCGCCTCAGCCCcacattgctttatttttggtaGGGATTAGCCCAAATCCAAGCCCCACAAGACCCTGTGGAGGGGGCAGCCAAATGCCAGGCCCTCcaaaggctggggggggaccaGGCCAAAACCCCTTCTCCCCCaggtgttgggtttttttggggggggggaacctgCCCAAACCCCATCCCCACGGTGTGGGGCAACAGCCCCCCATAGTTCCCCCCACAACGCAGCCCCCAGACCCATTTCCCCACATCCCTGCACCCTCCCACCctcactgctgctcctgccagggTGGGGGGAGCAGTAACTGGGtgaaaaacaataattttggGTAAAAACCACCGTATTTAGGGCCTCGGGGCTGCGCAGGGCCCCATATTTAAAGCCCCGAGTTGCCATGGCTACACAGAGCATCGCGCACAGGAAAAGCGCCcgggaccccacagcccccccgcctccccccggaGTGGAAATTTTACCCTgggaaaggtgaaaaaaaataacataaaaatgggTTAAATCCAAATAAACCCCGACAAACCGTCCCGGCTGGGCGCTGCGCTTTTAACTCTTCCTGCCCCGTTCCCCAGGCTGGCGAGAGACAAGGCGCCGTCACACGCAGCAAACGCGCTTTATTTCCACTTTATTTCGGCCTCCACGGGTCGgagggggggtcctggggtggcagcgcccccccccctttttcccagTGCCACGTTTGCCAGCAAACCCTCTCGTCCAGTGTCCCCGAGGCCCCTTTGGGGCCCTCTCAACGTCCACCAAATGGCGGTGCCGATGGGCTCcttgtcctgggggggggagtttCGGGGGGGGCTTTGCTCAGCACAAGGGGGGGCGAGGGCCACGCAGGCTGCACCCCCGCATCTCCCTGGCCAGCCGCAGCACGGCGGCTCGCTCGCCGAGGCCTCCGTCGCCCCTCGGCCCGCAGCCGGTGCCCATGgcttcctcctcgtcctcctccaaGATGGAGCTGAGGCGCGGGGCGCAGCGGGCCCGCTCGGCCGGCGGCCGGTAGGGGCACTTGGCGTTGAGCAGCTTGCGCAGGGGCACCAGGGGGACGATGGCTTcgcccaggagctgctgctggacgTGGCGGACGTCGTTCTGCCTCTTGAGCCGCTTGAACTCGTTGAAGGCGGAGGCGGAGGTCTGGAAGAGGAGCAGGGCCATGGCGCGCGCCGTGGCGGCTTTGGGGACGAGGACGGCGTG
This window harbors:
- the MUL1 gene encoding mitochondrial ubiquitin ligase activator of NFKB 1 → MVTAAMEGGGGGGRPSALQAALLAASAALTALLCSAYRRKARLARGLQGARRLRLDGELRAVLLEAPGRCVPYAVIEGVVRSVKDTLSSQFVEDCKGVVQRLTLQEHKMVWNRTTHLWNDYEKVIHQRTNTAPFELAPPEDGAGVAVRVMKPLDAAELSLETVYEKFHPSVQSFTDVLGHYISGERPKGIQETEQMLKVGTVLTGVGELVLDSNTIRLQPPKQGLRYYLSSADFDALLQKQQASVRLWKVLAVLSGFATCAVLFFLLRKQYRHRRERQRLEQLQEEFRRAQEQRLARQEGAEAPKNACVICLSNAKACVFLECGHVCSCSECYRALQDPKACPICRQPIARVVPLYNS